DNA from Desulfobacterales bacterium:
TGTGTCGCGCCAAATGATTATTGGAGGTAACCCTCTACATATAGTGGGCGGTTGAGTTAACTGCATACCCAGTATTACAAATAAATCTCAAATTCCAAGGTTCAATGACCAAAACTTTCCGTGCAAAACGTTGTTTGAATATTTGAATTTTGATGGTCTTATAAAAAGTCGAAAATACGCCTTTATCGTCATTCCCGCGAAAGCGGGAATCCAGTGATTCTAAATGGTTCTGGATGCCTGCCTTCGCAGGCATGACGGAATTTAGGACTTTTTATGAAAGTGTCAAATTTAGGTCATTGGGATTTGATTGATTTTGGAATTTGACATTTGTATTTTCGACAGGTGGAGAAAGTTACAACAAAACAACCCCCCTCCGGGGATAACCAAAGCCGACCCCTCTAATGGTGGCTATCCGATAAGGTAAATGCCCGAAAAAGATGCACGTCAAACCGCATGGGCAGTTCTCAACCGGCTCGATGGCGGCAACAAAACGCTGGACCGCTTACTGGACGATCATTTTGCCGGCAGGGATATCCTGCCGAAAAGAGAGCGGGCCTTGTTTTATGCCCTGGTATACGGGGTACTGCGGTGGCGCGGCCGGTTGGACTGGATTATCAGCTATTTTTCCAGAAAGCCAATCCATAAAATCGATCCCAAAATTTTAAACCTGCTGCGCCTGGGTCTTTTCCAGATAACAAACCTTGACAAGGTGCCAACCTCCGCTGCCGTCAATACGTCGGTGGAGATGGCCAAGTCCGTGGCGGCGCCATGGGTGGCAGGGTTTGTGAATGCGAATTTACGGAAGATGGCCCGGGAGCATCAAAACGTTCCGTTTCCGGAAATCAGCAGCCGGCCGGTGCCGTCCCTTGCTGCAATAAAATCGTTTCCGGAATGGCTGATTCAAAGATGGGTGCAGCGGTTCGGGGTAAACGAAACCGCGGCGCTTTGTGATGCCATTAATTTGATACCCCCCATCACCTTGCGGGCCAATACATTGAAATCCGACCGGCAGGGGCTGATGACCGCCCTTGGTCATGACGCCGAAGAAATCCGGAAGACAGACCATGCGCCGGACGGGGTCAGTTTGCGCCACCCCACAAAACCCATTGCGGAAATGCCGTCCTTTCAACAGGGCTGGTTTCAAGTCCAGGATGAGGCCGCGCAGCTGGTTGTCTCTCTGGTGGATCCCCAACCCGGGGAGAGAATCCTGGATAGCTGCGCGGGGCTTGGCGGGAAAACCGGACATCTCGCTCAGTTGATGAAAAACCGCGGTGAGATTATCGCCCTGGATGTTGACGACAGTAAGCTGCAGAAGACCGGTTCTGAAATGTCGCGTCTGGGTGTTACAATAGTTAAAACGCTGAATCATGATCTGAGCGGCATTTTAACCTGTGCGCAGGTCGGGATGTTTGATCGTGTCCTGGTGGATGCCCCCTGTTCCGGGTTGGGCGTCCTTCGGCGAAACCCGGACACTAAGTGGTCTTCGTCCGAGGAGGACCTGAAACGGCTGGGCGCCCGGCAGATCCGGTTTCT
Protein-coding regions in this window:
- the rsmB gene encoding 16S rRNA (cytosine(967)-C(5))-methyltransferase RsmB encodes the protein MPEKDARQTAWAVLNRLDGGNKTLDRLLDDHFAGRDILPKRERALFYALVYGVLRWRGRLDWIISYFSRKPIHKIDPKILNLLRLGLFQITNLDKVPTSAAVNTSVEMAKSVAAPWVAGFVNANLRKMAREHQNVPFPEISSRPVPSLAAIKSFPEWLIQRWVQRFGVNETAALCDAINLIPPITLRANTLKSDRQGLMTALGHDAEEIRKTDHAPDGVSLRHPTKPIAEMPSFQQGWFQVQDEAAQLVVSLVDPQPGERILDSCAGLGGKTGHLAQLMKNRGEIIALDVDDSKLQKTGSEMSRLGVTIVKTLNHDLSGILTCAQVGMFDRVLVDAPCSGLGVLRRNPDTKWSSSEEDLKRLGARQIRFLENLQGIVKPSGILAYSVCSTESEENEDVIKAFLNNHENFVIDDEPGGLPREARGCLDRGYFKTFPHRNSMDGFFSVRLRRVT